The proteins below are encoded in one region of Rhinolophus sinicus isolate RSC01 linkage group LG07, ASM3656204v1, whole genome shotgun sequence:
- the NEUROG2 gene encoding neurogenin-2, with product MFIKSEALEVKEDGEVLVLLGAASPGAAALTPLSSSGDEDEEERAASGGARRPRGAGPGARLPGLGPECRRRPSRARAVPRGTRAAETAQRLQKSRRLKANNRERNRMHNLNAALDALRDVLPTFPEDAKLTKIETLRFAHNYIWALTETLRLADHCAGAGLPGPLRPEAALLSPAGALGSVADSLSPVSTCSCTGSPAPSASTSPYSCAFSPASPAGSDGDCWPPAAPDQRRCAPLRPVPRDCM from the coding sequence ATGTTCATCAAATCCGAGGCCCTGGAGGTAAAGGAGGACGGGGAGGTGCTGGTGCTTCTGGGCGCGGCTTCCCCCGGCGCGGCGGCGCTCACCCCGCTGTCGTCCAGCGGCGACGAGGACGAGGAGGAGCGAGCCGCGTCGGGCGGAGCGCGTCGGCCGCGCGGGGCCGGGCCCGGGGCGCGGCTGCCGGGCCTGGGGCCCGAGTGCCGGCGGCGCCCCTCCCGGGCGCGGGCTGTCCCCCGCGGCACCAGGGCCGCCGAGACGGCGCAGCGCCTGCAGAAGAGCCGGCGGCTGAAGGCAAATAACCGCGAGCGCAACCGCATGCACAACCTGAACGCCGCGCTGGACGCGCTGCGCGACGTGCTGCCCACGTTCCCCGAGGACGCCAAGCTCACGAAGATCGAGACCCTCCGCTTCGCGCACAACTACATCTGGGCGCTCACGGAAACCCTGCGCCTGGCCGACCACTGCGCGGGCGCCGGCCTGCCGGGCCCGCTGCGCCCCGAGGCCGCGCTGCTGAGCCCTGCTGGCGCGCTGGGCAGCGTGGCCGACAGCCTGTCGCCCGTGTCCACCTGCAGTTGCACCGGCAGCCCCGCGCCGTCCGCGTCCACGTCGCCCTACAGCTGCGCCTTCTCCCCCGCCAGCCCCGCGGGCTCGGACGGGGACTGCTGGCCGCCGGCGGCCCCAGACCAGCGCCGCTGCGCGCCTCTCCGCCCAGTGCCCAGGGACTGCATGTAG